The following coding sequences are from one Strix uralensis isolate ZFMK-TIS-50842 chromosome 6, bStrUra1, whole genome shotgun sequence window:
- the SEC22A gene encoding vesicle-trafficking protein SEC22a, whose translation MSMILSASVVRVRDGLPLSASTDYDQSTGMQECRKYFKMLSKKLSQLPDRCTLKTGQYNINFISSLGVSYMMLCTENYPSVLAFCFLDELQKEFITTYNMMKTNTAVRPYCFIEFDNFIQRTKQRYNNTRSLSTKMNLADMQTEIKLRPPYQISMSELGSANGFAHLSVSEYKGTGKISAAPRQRLEPVTLPGIVSFVLSLLCGALNLIRGFHAIESLLQNEGEDFSYVIAFFLGTAACLYQCYLFVYYTGWRNAKSFLTFGLICLCNMYLYELRNLWQLFFHVTVGAFSTLQIRLRQPQGKSPDYNV comes from the exons ATGTCTATGATTTTATCTGCCTCTGTGGTCCGTGTGAGGGATGGACTCCCACTGTCTGCATCTACTGATTATGACCAGAGCACGGGAATGCAAgaatgtagaaaatattttaaaatgctctcAAAGAAACTTTCTCAGCTTCCTGATAGATGTACTCTGAAAACTGGGCAGTATAATATAAA CTTTATAAGTTCTCTGGGAGTAAGCTATATGATGTTGTGCACTGAAAATTATCCCAGTGTCTTGGCTTTCTGCTTCCTGGATGAGCTTCAGAAAGAGTTCATCACTACCTACAATATGATGAAGACAAATACTGCTGTCAGACCGTACTGTTTCATAGAGTTTG ATAATTTCATTCAGAGGACCAAACAGAGATACAACAACACACGTTCTTTGTCAACAAAGATGAATCTTGCTGACATGCAGACAGAAATCAAGCTGAGACCACCTTACCAAATTTCCATGTCAGAACTCGGTTCAGCTAATGGGTTCGCACATTTATCTGTGTCTGAATATAAGGGTACTGGTAAGATATCTGCAG CTCCTCGTCAGCGTCTGGAACCTGTGACTCTGCCAGGGATTGTCTCATTTGTGCTTAGTCTCTTATGTGGGGCTTTGAATTTAATTCGTGGCTTTCATGCCATAGAAAGTCTTCTCCAG aatgaaGGTGAAGATTTCAGTTATGTTATTGCATTTTTTCTTGGAACAGCAGCCTGTTTGTACCAG TGTTACCTGTTTGTATACTACACGGGCTGGAGGAATGCCAAATCCTTCCTGACTTTTGGGTTAATTTGCCTGTGTAACATGTATCTGTATGAACTGCGCAACCTGTGGCAGCTCTTCTTTCATGTGACTGTGGGAGCATTTTCTACGTTGCAGATTCGGCTGCGACAACCACAGGGAAAGTCCCCTGACTACAATGTCTGA